The genome window GAGAAATTGAATCGATCCTCCGATTTTCTTTTTGATCTTTCTAAGAATTCCTGCATTCTGCCGACAGGATATGAAAAAGAAAATTCTTCTCTTAGGCTCCGGGGAACTCGGTAAAGAATTCGTAATCGCAGCGCAGCGATTGGGGCAACACGTAATTGCCGTCGACTCTTACGACAACGCTCCCGCCATGCAAGTGGCTCACGAAAAAGAAATCATCAATATGCTCGACGGAGATCTTTTGGATCAGGTAGTCTCAAAACACAAACCGGATCTGATCGTTCCCGAAATCGAAGCGATCCGAACCGAACGTTTTTACGACTACGAAAAACAAGGATATCAAGTAGTTCCATCCGCGAAGGCGGCCAACTTCACGATGAACCGAAAGGCGATCCGCGATCTTGCGGCAAAGGAACTCAATCTTCTTACCGCAAAATATTTATACGCTTCTTCGGAAGTGGAACTCAGAAGTGCGGTTGAAACATTAGGGATTCCTTGTGTAGTAAAACCTCTCATGTCCTCTTCCGGAAAAGGACAATCGGTGATCAAATCCAAAGACGAAATTTCCAAAGCCTGGGAAGCGTCGCAAACCAAAGGGCGCGCCGGAGCCGCCGAAGTAATCGTAGAAGAGTTCATTCCTTTCGATTCGGAAATCACCCTTTTAACCGTAACTCAAAAAAGCGGAAAAACTCTTTTCTGCCCGCCGATCGGCCATAGACAAGAACGAGGGGATTATCAAGAAAGTTGGCAACCCGCCGAACTTTCCGAAACACAGCTCAAAGAAGCGCAAAGGATGGCGGACGCAGTTACAAAAGCTCTGACCGGAGCGGGAATCTGGGGTGTGGAATTCTTTCTTACAAAAGACAAGGTTTACTTTTCCGAACTTTCTCCGCGACCGCACGATACGGGAATGGTCACGTTAGCCGGAACACAAAATTTCAACGAGTTCGAGCTTCATCTCCGTGCGATTTTGGGAATTCCGATTTTGGAAATCGTTCAGGAAAGAAAAGGAGCAAGCGCGGTGATTCTTGCAAGCACGGACGGAAAAACTCCCGAAGTCAAAGGATTGGACGTCGCTTCCGGAATGGCCGAATCGGATTTCAGAATTTTCGGAAAACCGGTTACAAGACCGTATCGAAGAATGGGTGTTACTCTATCTTATTCCACAAAAGGAGAAGAAATTTCCTCTCTTCGCAAACGCGCGGCTCTGCTCGCATCTAAAATCAAAATCGACTAAGTCGATTCGTCCGTACACATATTCGCGTAATACTGGATTAAATTCCGATCCAGTATTTTCGCGCTTCCGTTTTCGACCGCAATGATCTTTCTTTGTTTTAATACCTTCAAGCCTCGATTTAAAATCTCATCCGGGTCTTTCGTAAGATAATTTCCTTTTTTAGTAAGAATCGTTTCCCCAATCAGATTCTTTAGATCTTTGATTGCGACTTCGGTTCCCGTTTCGACCATCAAACGCGCGATCAATTGGTTCGGGAGAATTCTTCTGTATTTTTTCCATCCTTGCATGATTTCAAAACCGATGGAACCCGTCGGATCCTCTTCGTGAATATATCGGGAAACGGGGATCGGCTCGCAAAGATCCATGTAAACTTCCGTTCTCTTATAAAAGAAATCCTTAAATCCGGGCTTTTTATCGCTTCCGCAAAATTCCTCGTCTTCGGGAACATTTTCATAGGACAACGCAATCGGAACTACGATCACTTCGGATCCCGTATGTTTGTACGCATCCACGGAAGTCGATAAGATTCCCGTTTTGATCGGAATGATTCCGCCTGTTCTCGAACGAGTTCCTTCCGGATAAACCAAGGTCGGAATTCCGGCCTCCAACATCATCGTGGAATATTGAGTCAAACATTCCAAATAAAGAATATTCCGATTCCGTTTTCGATCGACCATATACGCGCCGAGTGATTTCAAAATGTTTGCAAGTCCCGGAGTCGCCATCACTTTCTTATCCGCCGCGTATCGAGGTACGGGAAGTCCGAGCCATTTTAATCCGAAGGCGACTTCCACTGAATCCAAATGAGATCGATGCGTCGGCGTATAAAGAATATCGTATCTTGAAGCGAGCGCTTTGACTTCCTTAACACAACCGCCGATCTTAGGCAATCCCGCTCCCGGTTTAAAACCGCTCAATACGTATCGAGTCGGGGCGATCAAATGAATGAGAGTATCTCGTAGAAACGGTTTGTAATCGTCGGCGATCTCAGAAACATAAAAATCTAATATTTTAGTCAGATCCTTATTTCCCTTTTCCTGAAAGACAGATTCCACTTCTTTCCAAAGTTGAATTTCTTTCGGAATCTGCAAAAGATCCGTGATGTCGTTCGTTTCTTGCGCTTCCGCATATCGTTTTTCCAAAGCCTTGATCAAAAGCGTGGATTGTTTTACGATTCGGTCCGTCATGCCCGGTTGCCCGTTGATATGACGCAGAACATTTTTGCTAAGAGCTTCTTGAAACTTCTTTCCGGAAGCCATCCCTAAGCCGGAACGTTTCGTCGCGGTTTTAGAGATGTGACGCACTTCGTCGGATGTGGACTTGGAAACGAATCGAATCAATTCCGTCGGCGAGACCCTTCTTGTAAGAATTTGAAACAACGTATTGTACAAAGGAATCTCGACATTCTTCTCTTCCGCGAGCGCGGTGATCGAAGCCAACGCAAACGCACCTTCCACGTGACTTTCACTTTGACTCACTTCTTTTTGAATGAATTCGGCCGGATTGAAAAAGAGTTCGATTCTTTCGATGAGGTTCGGTTGGTCTTCTCCCGAAATCAATTTGTGGACAAAGCGATGTCCATATGCCTTGTTTCGGCTGTAACGCGACGTGCAGGACGCGATCAGATCGGCGAGACCGTATTCCTGAACGGATCTGGTCGAGATTCCGAGGGTTTCCAAAAGGGTGAGAATCTCCGAGTAACCGAGGCTGATCAATTCTCCTTCGAAGTTGCTTCCGCATTCCGGAATTCCCGATGCGATTCCGCATGCAATCGCGATCGGATTTTTCATCACCCCGAATACTTCCAAACCGACCAAGTCCTCGTATGTTTTCGTGTGATTTCTCGATCCCGCAAACAAGGATTCGAAGATATCCACCGATCTCGGTCCGGAAGAAGCGAGACAATAAAAGCTGTGATGTCCCCGTTTTAATTCACCCAAAAGATTGGGGCCGTTTACCGCCGTATATTCGATGTTTTTCAATTCGTTTGCGGCGGAAAGTTTTTGAATATATTCAGAATATGTAATGCAATTTGATTTTCTTCTCGTCGAGGCAGACAAAAGCCCTTTCGTAAACGTAAAAATAAAATGTGAAGAATTCTTATCTAGAACCTTTACAAGTTCGTCCAAAATCCCTTCCATCAATCGGGAAGGAACAGCGATGATCAAAACCCAGGATCCGCTTTTTAAAAAATCGAATTCGCTTTTGACGCGGACGTTTTCGGGCAGAGTGATCGAATCTTCGAGCAACGAAGCGATTCTTTCCTTCTCTATTTTTTGAGCGCGTTTTCTATCGTCATACCAGAGAAAAACTTCTTTTGCCTGCGGTGAAAGATATGTGGAGAGAAAGACCCCCATCGGCCCTCCTCCTAAAACGGCGATATTGGCGGAAATCAGTTCGGATGGTTTTGTTTCTTCCATTCTGATTGCTATTGAGAAGCGAAGAATACCGGAAACAATCAGAAAACGTCGTGTTTCGTTTTCTTTTTCATGGTTGCCTAAGGAACAAATCATAACAGAGTGGGTTTGTGATTTTATCGAGCACGAAAAAGAACGGCGGTTCATCCATTCTTTTAATTACGTTCATACTTTATTTATTTATCAGCGCTACGAACTGTGCGACTTATCTTCAAAACAGAAAAAACGATTTTAAGGACATCTTTACCGCCGGCGTGGAAACTCCCGGTTATGGTGCCGGTGTAAGAATCGGCCCTTTAGCAGCGGGCTTTGTGTTTCAAGGCGGAGAATCCGAACCCGGTAAAAGAGATTTAGGAAAAGGATACGGACTAAGAGGCGGTTATTTCGGTTCGTATCGATCGCAACAATTGATCTTTGGAATTCTAGGCGGGGATACCTTTTTTCCTTTGGGTACGGAAACACAAACTTCGGAAACGGAAGAAACAAGCGAAGAAATTTCTCCCGAAGTTCAAGAAGAACTCAAAAACCTCGCGAACTCGAAAACTCCCGGCGATAAAGTCCCGGAATTTTTAAACGAACGATACAATATCAAAAGCCAGAAACTTCGTTATCTTTCCTTTTACAACATTCCCGTTGCGGAACGAAGAAAAAGAAAGAAGGAAGAATTTTACAGACGGTTCATCGAAGAACAGACATTCGATCGCAACGATCCCGCCATTCAAAACGCATTACAGATTTTGAATAAAAAGAAAGACGGTTATCCAAGAAGTTTTCTGTATCAGATCGAAATCTATTTGGGTGCGTATGTGGGTTTAAGAATCGGATTCAACCCCGCGGAGTTTCTCGACTTTTTAGTCGGACTCGCGGGATTGGATTTAATGGAAGACGACGTGGCCGATTAAACTCTCAGAGTTTATATTCCATTTTTTTAATAACACCTTTCTTATCGATCGTAAGTTTAATGAACTTCGTATCTTCGGTGATGTTCGACGGTTTTTCCGCCAAGGTTTTGTAAGAATTTTTCTGATAATCGGTGGAAACCAAATACCATTCCAAAACCGCTCCGTCCTGCGTGTTCAATTCCACGGATGGAGTTCCGAGAACCGCTTCCGCTTTGATTCGCTTATCTCCTTCTTTTATCATTCCCACTTCAAAGGTTCTAATATCGGAGTTCGGTTGAAACTCCTGGCGAGGAGGTTGTTTCTTTTCTTCGGACTTGCAAAACGAAAGAGCCATTGCACAAGTTACAATCAAAAGCGCTGAAAAAATCTTTTTCATCGTATTCTTCTCTAAGTTTGGATTTTGAACAACAAGGTTGATTCTTATTTTCACTCTGTCCAGATGAAAAATCCGAACGAAATTTAAAAAATTCTTCATTATCTTTCGATCTTCTTCACGATGACCGCATGAACGAGAAAGGAGATTCCATCCAAACGATTCTTGTCACCGGAGGAAGCGGTTCTCTAGGTTTGATCCTCGTTCCGAAACTTCTAGAACGATACAGAGTTGTTTGTATCGGAAGAAAACTTTCCTCTTATCCGGATACGATTCGGTTTCACAGGAATTTCGTATTTTATGAAATCGACCTCGAAAACGATTCCGAAATTTCCATCGGAGAAAAACCCGACTTCATCGTTCATCTCGCCGGGAAAGTAAGCGGAGAAGCGGCTACTTTCGAAGATTACAAACGGGGAAACGAATTCGTCACACGGAAAGTACTTCGGTTCGCGTCCAAAAATCGAAAAACCGGAATCTTATTTTCGAGTTCCTCTTCGGTCTACGGCTTTTCCGAAAAACCGGTTACGGAAACTTCTCCCTTAAAGGGAAATACGTTTTACGCACTCTCAAAGATTGAATGCGAATCGATCCTTCAAAAAGGGAAAAATTCCTACGTGATTCTCCGCATCGCTTCCGTATACGGACCTTCGAATAAAAGTTTTCTGAATAAGCTGTTGAAACTATTCCGATACGGAATTCTGCTTCGTTCCGGAAACCCGAACTTTAAAAAGTCGATGGTTCATTCCTCCGACGTGATCGAATGTATCCTAGACATATTAAGGAAATGGAATAAAGCTTCCGGAAAAATTTACAACGTAGCACATCCGCACGCATTATCGACCGAGGACATAGAATCCCTGTTTCAGAGATCGATTCCGGGAAAATTTTTCGTTCGAGTACGACTTTCCGGATTGGTTTTATTTTTATTCAACCTGGCAAACTCGATTCTTACCAAGATCACAAAGAAAAAAATCAATCTGCAATACATCCAGGAATCTTCGATCGTGGTAAGCGATTCGATTCAAAAGGATTTAGGATTGAAG of Leptospira sanjuanensis contains these proteins:
- the purT gene encoding formate-dependent phosphoribosylglycinamide formyltransferase, coding for MKKKILLLGSGELGKEFVIAAQRLGQHVIAVDSYDNAPAMQVAHEKEIINMLDGDLLDQVVSKHKPDLIVPEIEAIRTERFYDYEKQGYQVVPSAKAANFTMNRKAIRDLAAKELNLLTAKYLYASSEVELRSAVETLGIPCVVKPLMSSSGKGQSVIKSKDEISKAWEASQTKGRAGAAEVIVEEFIPFDSEITLLTVTQKSGKTLFCPPIGHRQERGDYQESWQPAELSETQLKEAQRMADAVTKALTGAGIWGVEFFLTKDKVYFSELSPRPHDTGMVTLAGTQNFNEFELHLRAILGIPILEIVQERKGASAVILASTDGKTPEVKGLDVASGMAESDFRIFGKPVTRPYRRMGVTLSYSTKGEEISSLRKRAALLASKIKID
- a CDS encoding 1-acyl-sn-glycerol-3-phosphate acyltransferase, which produces MEETKPSELISANIAVLGGGPMGVFLSTYLSPQAKEVFLWYDDRKRAQKIEKERIASLLEDSITLPENVRVKSEFDFLKSGSWVLIIAVPSRLMEGILDELVKVLDKNSSHFIFTFTKGLLSASTRRKSNCITYSEYIQKLSAANELKNIEYTAVNGPNLLGELKRGHHSFYCLASSGPRSVDIFESLFAGSRNHTKTYEDLVGLEVFGVMKNPIAIACGIASGIPECGSNFEGELISLGYSEILTLLETLGISTRSVQEYGLADLIASCTSRYSRNKAYGHRFVHKLISGEDQPNLIERIELFFNPAEFIQKEVSQSESHVEGAFALASITALAEEKNVEIPLYNTLFQILTRRVSPTELIRFVSKSTSDEVRHISKTATKRSGLGMASGKKFQEALSKNVLRHINGQPGMTDRIVKQSTLLIKALEKRYAEAQETNDITDLLQIPKEIQLWKEVESVFQEKGNKDLTKILDFYVSEIADDYKPFLRDTLIHLIAPTRYVLSGFKPGAGLPKIGGCVKEVKALASRYDILYTPTHRSHLDSVEVAFGLKWLGLPVPRYAADKKVMATPGLANILKSLGAYMVDRKRNRNILYLECLTQYSTMMLEAGIPTLVYPEGTRSRTGGIIPIKTGILSTSVDAYKHTGSEVIVVPIALSYENVPEDEEFCGSDKKPGFKDFFYKRTEVYMDLCEPIPVSRYIHEEDPTGSIGFEIMQGWKKYRRILPNQLIARLMVETGTEVAIKDLKNLIGETILTKKGNYLTKDPDEILNRGLKVLKQRKIIAVENGSAKILDRNLIQYYANMCTDEST
- a CDS encoding LIC13411 family adhesin, which gives rise to MILSSTKKNGGSSILLITFILYLFISATNCATYLQNRKNDFKDIFTAGVETPGYGAGVRIGPLAAGFVFQGGESEPGKRDLGKGYGLRGGYFGSYRSQQLIFGILGGDTFFPLGTETQTSETEETSEEISPEVQEELKNLANSKTPGDKVPEFLNERYNIKSQKLRYLSFYNIPVAERRKRKKEEFYRRFIEEQTFDRNDPAIQNALQILNKKKDGYPRSFLYQIEIYLGAYVGLRIGFNPAEFLDFLVGLAGLDLMEDDVAD
- a CDS encoding LIC13410 family lipoprotein — encoded protein: MKKIFSALLIVTCAMALSFCKSEEKKQPPRQEFQPNSDIRTFEVGMIKEGDKRIKAEAVLGTPSVELNTQDGAVLEWYLVSTDYQKNSYKTLAEKPSNITEDTKFIKLTIDKKGVIKKMEYKL
- a CDS encoding NAD-dependent epimerase/dehydratase family protein; this encodes MNEKGDSIQTILVTGGSGSLGLILVPKLLERYRVVCIGRKLSSYPDTIRFHRNFVFYEIDLENDSEISIGEKPDFIVHLAGKVSGEAATFEDYKRGNEFVTRKVLRFASKNRKTGILFSSSSSVYGFSEKPVTETSPLKGNTFYALSKIECESILQKGKNSYVILRIASVYGPSNKSFLNKLLKLFRYGILLRSGNPNFKKSMVHSSDVIECILDILRKWNKASGKIYNVAHPHALSTEDIESLFQRSIPGKFFVRVRLSGLVLFLFNLANSILTKITKKKINLQYIQESSIVVSDSIQKDLGLKFKTDFEEGIASILHPAKQN